A genomic stretch from Sulfurihydrogenibium azorense Az-Fu1 includes:
- the csm2 gene encoding type III-A CRISPR-associated protein Csm2: MNGRNPNQQKNNGQDNSFINTNNLVQKIKSAPKLSDVLTPKEFAPIGGWAYQIAFELKSAKPKLNTSQLRKIFTEIKSICDNREKVLQDKTPLYLLYPKLAYAKGRELMPEVFYNLIVACLDKLKDGKADEEDFKNFGDFMTAIVAYNKQYEPKN, translated from the coding sequence ATGAACGGGAGAAACCCAAATCAACAAAAAAATAACGGACAAGATAATAGTTTTATTAACACCAACAACCTAGTCCAAAAAATAAAATCTGCACCAAAACTATCTGATGTTTTAACACCCAAAGAGTTTGCACCTATAGGAGGCTGGGCATATCAAATAGCATTTGAGTTAAAATCAGCAAAACCCAAATTAAACACATCACAACTTAGAAAAATCTTTACAGAAATAAAATCTATCTGTGATAACAGAGAAAAAGTATTACAAGACAAAACACCTTTATACCTACTATATCCAAAACTTGCCTACGCAAAGGGAAGGGAACTGATGCCTGAAGTCTTCTACAATCTCATCGTAGCTTGTTTAGATAAACTAAAAGATGGAAAAGCAGACGAAGAAGACTTTAAAAATTTTGGTGATTTTATGACAGCTATAGTCGCCTATAACAAACAGTACGAACCTAAAAATTAA
- a CDS encoding DUF4912 domain-containing protein has product MNEIIKLSIQEDNLSSHILHTKDEILKPQTQDYSIPPRFDITKIVILPVNPSKFYTYWFIKEDLKKQLENKTLRIKLFVENQEVLDMPVSNTDGELYLYYHAPFKEVFCILCYIENGECVEIAKSNIFIAPSDIISQDKEEVWYNKAKKETTTKPSIYKDEDFIKYGFYTTKKHLNQTPTSK; this is encoded by the coding sequence ATGAACGAGATAATAAAACTAAGCATCCAAGAAGATAACCTTTCAAGTCATATATTACACACAAAAGACGAAATCTTAAAACCTCAAACACAAGACTACTCAATTCCTCCAAGATTTGACATTACAAAGATAGTTATCTTACCTGTAAACCCATCTAAATTTTACACTTACTGGTTTATAAAAGAAGACCTAAAAAAACAACTTGAAAACAAGACTCTAAGAATAAAACTATTTGTAGAAAACCAAGAAGTTTTAGACATGCCAGTATCAAACACCGATGGAGAGCTGTACCTTTACTATCATGCACCTTTTAAAGAGGTTTTTTGTATCCTGTGCTACATAGAAAACGGAGAATGTGTAGAAATAGCAAAGTCTAACATATTTATTGCACCATCTGATATTATAAGTCAAGATAAAGAAGAAGTATGGTACAACAAAGCCAAAAAAGAAACTACAACAAAGCCATCTATCTACAAAGATGAAGACTTTATTAAATATGGATTTTACACGACCAAAAAACATTTAAACCAGACCCCTACATCTAAGTAA
- the cas6 gene encoding CRISPR-associated endoribonuclease Cas6, whose translation MFDFEFSRLRLEFKALNSFQTPYFLGSAFRGIMGKNLKKIVCIKPFEESCKNCQLKNTCPYTVIFETEEILNYPAKYAIKPPFQVIHLQENQTINLDITLLGSSANYWEFIISSFSNTLNLGKERYLKLDKIYFYNPIEEKYYPLKRNIPKFQAKDLLNLKTDKQQLTLQLNPTSIKHQNQIVNPQDFNRDILIKAILTRISAVAQSYGEKTEKIYIDKEKINITQQNLKQTILKRYSNRKQRHMNIPAIEGELTLTGDLNQIYGLLKIIENINLGKSVSLGLGSVKLLSENST comes from the coding sequence ATGTTTGATTTTGAGTTTTCTCGTTTAAGATTAGAGTTTAAAGCATTAAACAGCTTTCAAACACCTTACTTCTTAGGTTCAGCCTTTAGAGGTATAATGGGAAAAAACCTCAAAAAAATCGTTTGCATAAAACCCTTCGAAGAATCCTGTAAAAACTGCCAATTAAAAAACACCTGCCCTTACACAGTCATCTTTGAAACAGAAGAAATCCTCAACTACCCAGCCAAATACGCAATAAAACCACCCTTCCAAGTTATACACCTTCAAGAAAACCAAACTATCAATTTAGACATAACCCTCTTAGGTAGTAGTGCAAACTACTGGGAATTTATAATCTCATCATTTTCAAACACACTAAATTTAGGAAAAGAAAGATACCTAAAACTAGATAAAATATACTTCTACAACCCCATTGAAGAAAAATACTACCCCCTAAAAAGAAACATACCAAAATTCCAAGCCAAAGACCTACTAAACCTTAAAACCGACAAACAACAACTTACTCTACAGCTCAACCCAACATCAATAAAACACCAAAACCAAATAGTAAACCCCCAAGACTTCAACCGAGACATACTCATAAAAGCCATTCTAACCAGAATATCAGCTGTAGCCCAAAGCTACGGAGAAAAAACAGAAAAAATATATATAGACAAAGAAAAAATAAACATAACCCAACAAAACCTAAAACAAACAATCCTAAAAAGGTACTCAAACAGAAAACAACGACATATGAATATCCCAGCAATTGAAGGAGAACTAACCCTAACAGGAGACCTTAACCAAATCTACGGACTTTTAAAAATAATAGAAAACATAAACTTAGGAAAGTCTGTAAGCTTAGGTTTAGGTAGTGTAAAATTATTGTCAGAAAATTCAACTTGA
- the csm5 gene encoding type III-A CRISPR-associated RAMP protein Csm5: MKFNLTVLSPIHIGNGNQISNWSYSYDERNKKIKIYNFEEVVKSLKDNVQRLINLTSLIERHPLEKSLGEVISSYGITVKPLYQIEFKGDIKRKNGNEYKPIYEFIKESGKVYIPGSEIKGAIRTALFYKILKDKFLESPAIKNKFLEDYKECVNVSNYRDERERKANIKKNFSNFIKRWESIAFRAGFSKVFDREFKQEDAKKDILKLLLVSDSDLKDPQECLEVQDIKSLGVSRGFRELHELLKVGTKFTIDLEVSFKEEYKELLPETYGYLDLELKKIKEACSEFANAILNEDIHYIENIKNTNIKNTNEINDKEKESILNKLKKRRELVEKGFFVLRLGKHQGFLSTTINLLVKELAPEVYSEVYPNLVNKGYKDKPNKSRKITYDNEFMGWCVLIKAE; this comes from the coding sequence ATGAAATTTAACTTAACTGTACTTTCCCCTATTCATATAGGAAATGGAAACCAAATTAGCAACTGGTCTTACTCTTACGATGAAAGAAACAAAAAAATAAAGATATACAACTTTGAAGAAGTGGTAAAATCCTTAAAAGATAACGTGCAAAGACTCATAAACCTAACTTCTCTTATAGAGAGACACCCTTTAGAAAAAAGCTTAGGAGAAGTTATCTCATCATACGGTATAACCGTAAAGCCATTGTACCAAATTGAATTTAAAGGAGACATAAAAAGAAAAAACGGAAATGAATACAAACCTATCTACGAATTTATAAAAGAAAGTGGAAAAGTTTACATTCCCGGGTCAGAGATAAAAGGAGCTATAAGAACGGCTCTATTTTACAAAATCCTTAAAGACAAGTTTTTAGAAAGTCCAGCTATAAAAAATAAGTTTTTAGAAGATTACAAAGAATGTGTTAATGTTTCAAATTACAGAGATGAAAGGGAAAGGAAAGCAAATATTAAGAAAAACTTTTCTAATTTTATAAAAAGATGGGAAAGTATTGCTTTTAGAGCAGGTTTTAGCAAGGTTTTTGACAGAGAGTTTAAACAAGAGGACGCAAAAAAGGATATACTTAAACTCCTACTAGTATCAGACTCTGACCTAAAAGACCCTCAAGAATGTTTAGAAGTACAAGACATTAAATCCCTTGGAGTATCAAGAGGCTTTAGAGAATTACACGAACTTTTAAAAGTCGGTACAAAGTTTACCATTGACTTAGAAGTTTCCTTTAAAGAAGAGTACAAAGAATTATTACCTGAAACCTACGGATATTTGGATTTAGAGCTTAAAAAAATAAAAGAAGCTTGTTCTGAATTTGCTAACGCTATCTTAAATGAAGATATTCATTATATTGAAAATATTAAAAATACAAACATTAAAAATACAAACGAGATAAATGATAAAGAAAAAGAAAGTATTTTAAATAAACTTAAAAAAAGAAGAGAACTGGTTGAAAAAGGATTTTTTGTGCTCAGACTTGGAAAACATCAAGGGTTTTTAAGTACTACAATTAATCTTCTTGTTAAAGAGTTAGCCCCAGAAGTTTATTCAGAAGTTTATCCAAATTTAGTAAATAAAGGCTACAAAGATAAACCAAACAAATCAAGAAAAATCACATATGATAACGAGTTTATGGGTTGGTGTGTTTTAATTAAGGCTGAATAA
- the csm4 gene encoding type III-A CRISPR-associated RAMP protein Csm4: MKLYKIDITPYSLFRDIPSSYTVFGGLCWAYLILYGEDKLYNLLSQFENNNPPFLLSSLLPREEKNYYFPKPNLKAERKENSDLDHKSLKKINYVDLDTVIQVLDGKIKTEYELNQLLQQKLKEGKLKKISFLSKESLPHASIDRLYGTTQGSGTLFFDESVSIGESFLIVAVRDDEVKKELEAIVKLLQDIGIGGNRSIGFGKVKFGEFENFTQIENYFNQKTDIFITLSPLIPEPFTYDLQNSYYEYFTFRGAIDNNYNFQNVDIWKEKILYLKEGSTLKVKSQKNFYGSFLIAKNINGVKIFQYGLAFPLYIKGGTQ; this comes from the coding sequence ATGAAGCTGTATAAGATAGATATTACACCTTACTCACTGTTTAGAGATATACCATCATCTTACACAGTGTTTGGTGGACTGTGCTGGGCTTACTTAATACTTTACGGAGAAGATAAGCTTTATAACCTACTTTCTCAGTTTGAAAACAACAACCCACCTTTTCTACTCAGCTCCCTACTACCAAGAGAAGAAAAAAACTACTACTTTCCAAAACCAAACCTAAAAGCAGAAAGAAAAGAAAACTCAGATTTAGATCACAAAAGTTTAAAAAAGATAAACTACGTTGATTTAGATACAGTTATACAAGTTTTAGATGGAAAAATAAAGACAGAGTATGAGCTAAACCAACTTTTACAGCAAAAATTAAAAGAGGGTAAACTCAAAAAGATATCCTTTTTATCAAAAGAATCACTACCACACGCTTCTATAGACAGACTTTACGGTACTACTCAAGGCTCTGGAACACTTTTCTTTGATGAATCAGTTAGTATAGGAGAAAGTTTTTTAATTGTTGCAGTAAGAGATGACGAGGTAAAAAAAGAGTTAGAAGCTATAGTAAAACTTTTACAGGATATAGGTATAGGAGGAAACAGGTCAATAGGATTTGGAAAAGTAAAATTTGGAGAATTTGAAAACTTTACACAAATTGAAAACTACTTCAATCAAAAAACAGATATATTTATAACCTTATCCCCACTCATACCAGAACCTTTTACCTACGATTTACAAAACAGTTATTACGAATACTTTACATTTAGAGGTGCCATTGACAACAACTACAATTTTCAAAATGTTGATATATGGAAGGAGAAAATTTTATACCTTAAAGAAGGGTCCACGTTAAAAGTAAAAAGCCAAAAAAACTTTTACGGTAGTTTTCTGATAGCAAAAAATATAAATGGAGTAAAAATCTTTCAGTATGGCCTTGCTTTTCCTTTATACATCAAAGGAGGGACACAATGA
- a CDS encoding uracil-DNA glycosylase has translation MNLKDFLKVMKDMGFNEVIVDNNSPLNEKIKLLNQINQEIQNCTKCDLHKNRKQAVLGEGNPNSPIMFIGEAPGEEEDKQGRPFVGRAGQLLTKAIETAGYKRSDVYIANINKCRPPNNRTPTIEEQEACFPYLKRQIEIINPSVLCLLGATAYRGIFKRETKITKERGSILDYEGKKVYITYHPAFVLRNPREEPTFFEDIKKALELAFK, from the coding sequence TTGAACCTAAAAGATTTTTTAAAAGTAATGAAAGATATGGGTTTTAATGAGGTTATAGTTGATAACAATAGCCCACTCAATGAAAAAATAAAACTTTTAAATCAAATCAACCAAGAAATCCAAAACTGCACAAAATGTGATTTACACAAAAACAGAAAACAAGCAGTTTTAGGAGAGGGAAATCCAAACTCTCCAATAATGTTTATAGGAGAAGCTCCGGGAGAAGAGGAAGACAAACAAGGCAGACCTTTTGTAGGTAGAGCAGGACAGCTACTAACAAAAGCTATAGAAACAGCAGGGTATAAACGAAGTGATGTTTACATTGCAAACATAAACAAATGTAGACCACCAAACAACCGAACCCCAACGATAGAAGAACAAGAAGCATGCTTTCCATACCTTAAAAGACAAATAGAGATAATCAACCCTTCTGTTTTATGTTTACTTGGTGCAACTGCCTACAGAGGAATATTTAAAAGAGAAACCAAAATAACAAAAGAAAGAGGCAGCATATTAGACTATGAAGGTAAAAAAGTATATATAACTTACCATCCGGCTTTTGTATTAAGAAACCCACGAGAAGAGCCTACATTTTTTGAAGATATAAAAAAAGCTTTAGAGCTTGCTTTTAAGTGA
- a CDS encoding glycogen synthase, giving the protein MKVVFASSEIYPFAKTGGLADISGSLPKEIAKKGIKVFGFMPLYKTVDIEKHKIKPINVYIDVFLNGRTYTFEVYKLIDNVIFFFLKNDELFGRDYLYGTPEGDYPDNDVRFGAFSYAVMEFIKKEELDPDIIHVNDWQTSLIPVLTYYKYNWHHVRTVLTIHNLAYQGIFDKFAIERLNLGWDLFHMEALEFYDKVNFLKGGIVFSSAITTVSPTYAKEILKPEYGFGLDGLLRKYENKLYGIINGIDYNVWNPETDKYIYENYCEYTIEKKSINKKLFLKETNLEGEEKPLFIFIGRLAQQKGIDLIKDSIEELSKLPINLAILGSGDKEYNDFFESIKGKYENIFIKVGYDEPFSRKMYAAGDFLLMPSLFEPCGLNQMIAMRYATLVVARKTGGLNDTVVDISQPDGYGILFENPNKYEFLNAINRAIDLYNNKQKFLELQKRVMGFDFSIESTAQKYIKLYESLKYSREVVL; this is encoded by the coding sequence ATGAAAGTAGTATTTGCATCAAGTGAGATTTACCCGTTTGCAAAAACAGGAGGACTTGCAGATATAAGTGGGTCTCTGCCAAAGGAGATAGCTAAAAAAGGTATAAAAGTCTTTGGGTTTATGCCTCTTTACAAAACAGTTGACATAGAGAAACATAAAATCAAACCTATAAACGTTTACATAGATGTTTTTTTAAACGGTAGAACCTATACATTTGAAGTTTATAAATTGATAGATAATGTTATATTTTTCTTTTTAAAAAATGATGAACTTTTTGGAAGAGACTACCTTTATGGAACACCAGAAGGAGACTATCCAGATAACGATGTAAGATTTGGTGCTTTTTCTTATGCAGTAATGGAGTTTATAAAAAAAGAAGAACTAGACCCAGATATAATACACGTCAACGACTGGCAAACATCTTTAATACCTGTTTTAACTTACTACAAGTACAACTGGCACCATGTTAGAACTGTACTTACAATACATAACTTAGCATACCAAGGAATATTTGATAAATTTGCTATAGAAAGACTTAATCTTGGATGGGATTTATTCCATATGGAAGCTCTTGAATTTTACGACAAAGTGAACTTTTTAAAAGGTGGAATTGTCTTTAGTAGTGCAATCACAACTGTTAGTCCTACTTACGCAAAAGAGATACTAAAACCTGAATATGGATTTGGATTAGACGGTTTACTTAGAAAGTACGAAAATAAACTCTACGGAATAATAAACGGTATTGACTACAACGTATGGAACCCAGAAACAGACAAGTATATATACGAAAATTACTGTGAGTACACAATAGAAAAGAAATCTATAAATAAAAAGTTATTTTTAAAAGAGACTAACTTAGAAGGAGAAGAAAAACCTTTATTTATTTTCATAGGAAGGCTTGCCCAACAAAAAGGTATAGACCTGATAAAAGACTCTATAGAAGAGCTCTCCAAACTACCTATAAACCTTGCCATATTAGGCAGTGGAGATAAAGAGTATAACGACTTTTTTGAAAGTATTAAAGGAAAGTATGAAAATATATTCATAAAAGTTGGATATGATGAACCTTTTAGTAGAAAGATGTACGCAGCTGGAGACTTTCTTTTAATGCCTTCTTTGTTTGAACCCTGTGGTTTAAACCAGATGATAGCTATGAGATACGCGACTCTGGTAGTTGCCCGTAAAACAGGAGGTTTAAACGATACAGTAGTAGATATATCACAACCAGATGGTTATGGAATACTCTTTGAAAACCCAAATAAATACGAGTTTTTAAACGCTATAAACAGAGCCATAGACCTATATAACAACAAACAGAAGTTTTTAGAACTTCAAAAGAGAGTAATGGGATTTGACTTTTCAATAGAAAGTACAGCCCAAAAGTATATAAAACTTTATGAAAGCCTAAAATACAGTAGAGAGGTTGTCTTATGA
- a CDS encoding TatD family hydrolase, whose product MVDTHCHLDMIPLQDVEESVKRLDYLLTIGCDKQEIKKALEIGSKYENVFVAIGYHPYDIGDLTDKDIEELENLIKENSKVIAVGECGLDFYREKTPKDKQEYFFRKQIELAKKLKKPLIIHSRSADRETEKILSEYAPFESGGIMHCFGGDERLMEFSLEAGFYISFAGNITYPKADNLRNILKKVPLDRLLLETDSPFLSPQKVRGTQNKPSNIYYTLEFASELLGIEKSKLEKTTDENFKRLFSLN is encoded by the coding sequence TTGGTAGATACACACTGTCATCTTGATATGATTCCTTTACAGGATGTTGAAGAAAGTGTAAAAAGGTTAGATTATTTACTTACAATAGGCTGTGATAAACAGGAGATAAAAAAAGCTTTAGAGATAGGTAGTAAATATGAAAATGTTTTTGTGGCAATAGGTTATCATCCTTACGATATAGGAGATTTAACCGATAAAGATATAGAAGAGTTAGAAAATCTAATTAAAGAAAATTCCAAAGTTATAGCGGTAGGAGAGTGTGGTTTAGATTTTTATAGAGAAAAAACTCCAAAGGATAAACAAGAGTACTTTTTTAGAAAACAGATAGAACTTGCAAAAAAGTTAAAAAAACCCTTAATAATACACTCAAGAAGTGCAGATAGAGAAACAGAGAAAATACTATCTGAGTATGCTCCTTTTGAAAGTGGAGGTATTATGCACTGTTTTGGAGGAGATGAAAGATTAATGGAATTTTCTTTAGAAGCTGGTTTTTATATATCTTTTGCAGGGAATATAACTTATCCTAAAGCTGATAACCTTAGAAATATCCTGAAAAAAGTTCCATTAGATAGGTTATTATTAGAGACAGATAGTCCGTTTTTATCTCCTCAAAAAGTAAGAGGTACTCAAAACAAGCCTTCTAACATATACTATACCTTAGAGTTTGCTTCTGAGCTTTTAGGTATTGAAAAAAGTAAGCTTGAAAAAACAACTGACGAAAACTTTAAACGGTTATTCAGCCTTAATTAA
- the csm3 gene encoding type III-A CRISPR-associated RAMP protein Csm3 → MSLNFEGIYVIKATLKCITGLHIGGSKESFEIGGIDNPVIKTSISIQLPDREIKEGMPYIPGSSLKGKIRSLLEWKEGLVKPKRNSEGKIEGEVSDITSNGNLSNVSIIFGVRDSKIREATVAGPVRVKFADIYPTKETIEKWENELGPGIYTEVKTENAIDRITSSANPRRQERVPAGSEFKVEITYEKFDKQDEDRLRIVFEGMKLLEDNYLGGGGSRGNGRVKFENIEILYKDFYQGTAEKIGNFQSIDDVLSYFKKGV, encoded by the coding sequence ATGAGTTTAAACTTTGAGGGAATTTATGTAATAAAAGCAACTTTAAAATGTATCACAGGATTACACATAGGAGGCTCTAAAGAAAGTTTTGAGATAGGTGGAATAGACAACCCGGTAATCAAAACCTCAATAAGTATACAACTTCCAGACAGGGAAATAAAGGAAGGTATGCCATACATACCCGGATCCTCTCTGAAAGGTAAAATAAGAAGTTTATTAGAATGGAAAGAAGGACTTGTAAAACCAAAAAGAAATTCTGAAGGAAAAATTGAAGGTGAGGTATCAGACATTACATCAAATGGAAACCTTTCAAATGTTTCAATAATCTTTGGAGTAAGAGATTCAAAAATAAGGGAAGCAACGGTAGCCGGACCAGTTAGAGTTAAGTTTGCTGATATTTATCCTACAAAAGAAACCATAGAAAAGTGGGAAAATGAATTAGGTCCCGGAATTTACACAGAAGTTAAAACAGAAAATGCAATAGACAGAATTACATCTTCTGCAAACCCCAGAAGACAAGAAAGAGTTCCTGCAGGTTCAGAGTTTAAAGTAGAGATTACATACGAAAAATTTGACAAACAAGACGAAGATAGACTGAGAATTGTTTTTGAAGGTATGAAACTACTAGAAGACAACTACTTAGGTGGTGGAGGGTCAAGAGGAAACGGAAGAGTCAAGTTTGAAAACATAGAAATACTTTATAAAGATTTTTACCAAGGAACAGCAGAAAAAATAGGAAACTTTCAATCAATAGACGATGTATTATCATACTTTAAAAAAGGTGTATAG
- the cas10 gene encoding type III-A CRISPR-associated protein Cas10/Csm1: MHKKEKYLIAIAGLLHDIGKFYQRATNKKTTDEDKKIFQYAHAYLSYEAINQELKEGLESVFSQEELKTILDGCYHHKPTTPIQHLLQKADWISSSERSKDQTIYNLEILSPDQKKKLENFAVQNPRLRSVFENLSLGKEYKKRNYFYKIAPLNLSKDIFPKDLEYTYGQIDTKAADEEEELGSYPKHWESFKTEFNQKLKNAVKFENSPEKIFSLIYHLLYKYLWCIPASTYDKENYSNHYPDISLFDHSRVLSAVACCFYDYDKEGFTQEGTNKFQNKFKDKEVFLHIKGDISGIQKFIYNVYAGKRGTAKTLRGRSFYVSLLPEILSRYILNQLEYPISNLLYSGGGIFEILVANTQENLDKILKIKQEIEEFLATDFEADLGLSLGYYQYSPIEMMKDYKTVLSKLNENLDNAKKEKFSTLIDSGKIFDLLNKKVSDIKQNKKRCPVCKTYLISENLQDDDEICEVCEKFRNIGQFLPKTEYLIFAKNLTPNFVENKKVVNFKKFGAVYLVDKNNISDLQPLFLDPEITEILAINDTSLKRYTTGFKFIGKVVPEAEKDAPLPEEDDKIEEGQIVPFSYLAQFSEGDDRIGILRMDVDNLGKLFSEGLKDKISISRIATLSRSLDLFFSGYLNEICKALTSEYKKQNQDANVKNFFYILYSGGDDVFLVAPWDKAIDIAEKINNEFKNYTCGNPNITLSAGYIQVKHKYPIRFAADLAGEAEEVAKSSGKDRICILGDVLQWNEIKELKSTSEKWIEYIKRNKLQRGFIYAVHRLKEQFLKDLNKSSKVAFPYREIGKEDLMFYPYAQYYIARNINKDIREEVSQFLLDKQNFKKLTFLVNYISLKTRN; this comes from the coding sequence ATGCATAAAAAAGAAAAATACCTAATAGCAATAGCAGGACTACTACACGATATAGGAAAATTTTACCAAAGAGCTACAAACAAAAAAACTACCGACGAAGATAAAAAAATTTTTCAATACGCCCACGCATACCTATCCTACGAAGCTATAAACCAAGAGTTAAAAGAAGGTTTAGAAAGTGTATTTTCCCAAGAAGAGTTAAAAACAATATTAGATGGATGCTACCACCACAAACCTACAACACCTATACAGCACCTTTTACAAAAAGCAGACTGGATCTCCTCATCAGAAAGGTCTAAAGACCAGACCATCTACAACTTAGAAATACTCTCACCCGACCAAAAAAAGAAGTTAGAAAACTTTGCAGTCCAAAATCCAAGATTAAGAAGCGTATTTGAAAACCTCTCTTTAGGAAAAGAGTATAAAAAGAGAAATTACTTTTACAAAATAGCACCCTTAAACTTATCAAAAGACATATTCCCAAAAGATTTAGAGTACACCTACGGCCAGATAGACACTAAAGCAGCTGATGAAGAAGAGGAGTTAGGCTCTTACCCGAAACACTGGGAAAGTTTCAAAACAGAGTTTAACCAAAAGTTAAAAAATGCAGTTAAATTTGAAAACTCCCCGGAAAAAATCTTTAGCTTAATCTATCACCTACTGTATAAATACCTATGGTGTATTCCAGCTTCTACTTACGATAAAGAAAACTACTCAAACCATTACCCGGATATATCACTTTTTGACCACTCGAGGGTTTTGTCAGCTGTTGCTTGCTGTTTTTACGATTACGACAAAGAAGGCTTTACGCAAGAAGGTACAAATAAATTTCAAAACAAATTTAAAGATAAAGAAGTTTTCTTACACATAAAAGGAGATATAAGCGGTATCCAAAAATTTATATACAACGTGTATGCAGGTAAAAGAGGAACAGCAAAAACACTTAGAGGAAGAAGCTTCTACGTTTCTTTACTTCCGGAGATACTATCAAGGTATATACTTAACCAACTTGAGTATCCTATCTCTAACCTCTTATACAGTGGTGGAGGAATTTTTGAGATACTGGTAGCAAACACACAAGAAAATTTAGACAAAATACTAAAGATAAAACAAGAGATAGAAGAGTTTTTAGCTACCGATTTTGAAGCAGATTTAGGACTTTCATTAGGATACTACCAGTATTCCCCCATTGAAATGATGAAAGACTACAAAACAGTTTTAAGCAAACTAAACGAAAATTTAGACAACGCAAAAAAAGAAAAATTTAGCACTCTCATAGACAGTGGAAAGATATTTGACCTTTTAAATAAAAAAGTAAGCGATATAAAACAAAACAAAAAAAGATGTCCAGTATGTAAAACATACCTTATAAGTGAAAATCTACAAGATGATGATGAAATATGTGAAGTTTGTGAAAAGTTTAGAAATATAGGACAGTTTCTACCAAAAACAGAATACTTAATCTTTGCAAAAAATTTAACCCCAAATTTTGTAGAAAACAAAAAAGTAGTAAACTTTAAAAAGTTTGGAGCTGTTTATCTTGTAGATAAAAATAATATATCAGACTTACAACCTTTATTTTTAGACCCTGAAATTACAGAGATACTTGCTATAAATGACACTTCTTTAAAAAGATACACAACCGGTTTTAAATTCATAGGAAAAGTAGTTCCAGAAGCTGAAAAAGATGCCCCTTTACCGGAAGAAGACGATAAAATAGAAGAAGGTCAGATAGTTCCATTTTCATACTTAGCACAGTTTAGTGAAGGAGATGATAGAATAGGCATTTTAAGAATGGATGTAGATAACTTAGGAAAACTCTTTAGTGAAGGTTTAAAAGATAAAATATCCATCTCAAGAATTGCAACTTTAAGCAGGTCTTTAGACCTATTTTTTAGTGGATATTTAAACGAGATATGTAAAGCTTTAACTTCAGAATATAAAAAACAAAATCAAGATGCAAATGTAAAAAACTTTTTCTACATACTTTACTCAGGAGGAGATGACGTATTTTTAGTAGCACCTTGGGATAAGGCAATAGATATAGCAGAAAAGATAAACAATGAATTTAAAAACTACACATGTGGCAACCCTAACATTACACTCTCAGCTGGATACATACAGGTAAAACATAAGTACCCTATAAGATTTGCAGCAGATTTAGCAGGAGAAGCTGAAGAAGTAGCAAAAAGTAGTGGTAAAGACAGGATATGTATCTTAGGAGATGTTTTACAATGGAATGAAATAAAAGAGTTAAAAAGCACTTCAGAAAAATGGATAGAGTATATTAAAAGAAATAAGCTCCAAAGAGGTTTTATCTACGCAGTTCACAGACTAAAAGAACAATTTTTAAAAGACTTAAACAAATCAAGTAAAGTAGCTTTCCCCTACAGAGAAATAGGAAAAGAGGACCTTATGTTTTACCCTTACGCTCAGTACTACATAGCAAGAAATATTAACAAAGATATAAGAGAAGAAGTCTCACAATTTTTATTAGACAAACAAAACTTTAAAAAACTTACATTTTTAGTAAACTACATTTCACTAAAAACAAGGAATTAG